Proteins co-encoded in one Meiothermus sp. genomic window:
- a CDS encoding LuxR C-terminal-related transcriptional regulator, whose product MIRVLSGSRLIQESLTLALGNLPLRRAVVLVADYPLGSALALLPGVQGPCVVKTASDSPYYLSDLVALGPAGLVLEGAGLDFLRWTLQQVSEGQRVLPRLGEIGLTRKERAVLRLLVGGVCNEAISAHLGISPRRTANLVSTVKRALGAETRADVVLRYFGLAPEPIIKAKAILQKAGNFSLPHEVETA is encoded by the coding sequence ATGATCCGGGTATTGAGCGGCTCGAGGCTGATTCAGGAAAGCCTGACCCTGGCCTTAGGTAACCTGCCCCTGCGCCGTGCGGTGGTGCTGGTAGCCGACTACCCCCTGGGCAGCGCCCTGGCCTTGCTTCCAGGCGTGCAAGGGCCTTGCGTGGTCAAGACTGCCTCGGACTCGCCTTACTACCTTTCCGACCTGGTTGCACTGGGCCCTGCTGGCCTGGTACTGGAGGGTGCGGGTCTAGACTTCCTCAGGTGGACGCTGCAGCAGGTTTCGGAGGGGCAAAGGGTCTTGCCCAGGCTTGGGGAGATTGGTCTTACACGAAAGGAACGCGCCGTACTGCGGTTGCTGGTTGGCGGTGTTTGTAACGAAGCGATATCTGCCCATCTCGGCATCAGTCCGCGTCGCACGGCCAACCTGGTCAGCACCGTCAAGCGGGCACTGGGTGCTGAGACCCGCGCCGATGTGGTACTGCGCTATTTTGGTCTGGCCCCTGAACCAATCATTAAGGCAAAGGCAATTCTTCAAAAAGCCGGTAACTTTTCACTTCCGCACGAGGTCGAAACCGCCTAG
- a CDS encoding efflux RND transporter periplasmic adaptor subunit, giving the protein MSQGRLEWELPPARKSRWVLWLLLLILGTLVVGAWLTPVQVYALAPGALEPRGQVLRVLAPSGGRLAYVGVQPGQLVQKGQRLYTLDGLGSSPEEARLQLQTAMAQAEEAVRTLAQVREQLAQRRRIAQIQTSLYQVGAIARVEYLEALENLRQAEAAVRVAEARVSTLRAQAQALKSRRNIHLNSPATGRILTLSSHRAGEPVMAGQVLAEILPQDVPLVFRAYLPERERPKLRAKAEAEVAWNAFPRQRFGTSRGTVERISPSTVVYNNQAVYEIEISLPSLTLSSAEGTRQVVPGMLGEARIVAARRSALSLLWDWVRGVNPWG; this is encoded by the coding sequence ATGAGCCAGGGCCGCCTCGAGTGGGAACTCCCGCCTGCCCGCAAAAGCCGCTGGGTGCTGTGGCTGCTGCTCCTAATTCTGGGCACCCTGGTGGTGGGGGCTTGGTTGACACCGGTGCAGGTGTATGCCCTTGCGCCGGGCGCACTGGAACCCAGGGGCCAGGTGCTGCGGGTACTGGCTCCTTCCGGCGGACGGCTCGCCTATGTAGGCGTGCAGCCCGGCCAGCTCGTGCAAAAAGGACAGCGGCTTTACACCCTGGATGGCCTGGGCAGCAGCCCGGAGGAAGCCCGCTTACAGCTTCAGACCGCTATGGCCCAGGCCGAAGAAGCCGTGCGAACCCTGGCCCAGGTACGCGAACAGCTCGCGCAGCGTCGGCGCATCGCCCAAATCCAGACCAGCCTTTATCAGGTAGGAGCCATCGCGCGTGTGGAGTACCTCGAGGCCCTGGAAAACCTGCGCCAAGCCGAGGCTGCCGTCAGGGTGGCCGAGGCCAGGGTTAGCACCCTGCGAGCCCAGGCCCAGGCCCTCAAAAGCCGCCGAAACATTCACCTAAACAGCCCGGCGACCGGACGTATACTCACGCTCTCAAGCCACCGGGCGGGCGAGCCGGTGATGGCGGGGCAGGTGCTGGCCGAGATACTCCCCCAGGACGTACCGCTGGTTTTCAGGGCCTACCTGCCCGAGCGGGAACGGCCCAAACTGCGTGCAAAAGCCGAGGCCGAGGTGGCCTGGAACGCCTTCCCACGCCAGCGCTTTGGAACCAGCCGCGGTACGGTTGAGCGCATATCCCCCAGCACAGTGGTTTACAACAACCAAGCCGTATACGAGATAGAGATTTCGCTGCCCTCACTAACGCTCTCCAGCGCCGAGGGCACCCGGCAGGTTGTTCCGGGTATGTTGGGCGAGGCGCGAATTGTTGCGGCAAGGCGCAGCGCGTTGAGCTTGCTCTGGGACTGGGTACGGGGGGTGAACCCGTGGGGATGA
- a CDS encoding peptidase domain-containing ABC transporter, which translates to MKLVRQVDRTDCGPACLAMVLGYWGRKEPLYRLRTLAGTTQSGTSMLGLVRAGRQLGLEVRALEADLEVLQTLKPPLVLHWEYNHYVVLVRLTPRKVQIADPAVGLRWIGLEELQKKWTGKLLWLKPGPAFERGNFVGKRGIKGFLAHLAHFRGTGGVLLELTLATIALSLLGLGGPVLSQLVFDRVLTFREESLLPYLLVAIFALTFFQTLLVSLRAHLATQLSMRLNYRLKLSYLHHLLRLPLRTLEARLPGDLLSRFGDLGQVESILRNLLVGLPPTLLTLVLSFVLLFTYNPKLAWVALLVVPIHLVYLLWLAPRLRDNSRQSLRKGAEVDSYVLGSLEGVTALKALRGEGWALSRGRDQIAGLNDILWQGFLLSNWGGALVALLGGLFSLFLLWYGAGLVLRHELTVGQLVAAYGLVQGVTAALGTLSGTVMAIQQGIVASDRLAEVVELEPEQEQKNAVLRPLERAIALEHLCFSYLPQRPLLKDLCLELPKGSYTAIVGPNGVGKSTLGGLLARMLEPQSGRISWDGRNLAELSPDAVRERVAYLRQEVPLFYATLRENLSLGHPLPEERLWRVLKLVGLMPAVRRLPEGLDTVVGGESLYRFSSGERQLLGVARALLSPADLLILDEPTATLDPDKERQIVALLRALKGERTLLVITHRPALLEPADQVFALQDGVLKPVEPVLQEV; encoded by the coding sequence ATGAAGTTGGTTCGCCAGGTGGATCGCACCGACTGTGGGCCGGCCTGCCTGGCCATGGTGCTGGGGTACTGGGGTCGGAAGGAACCGCTGTACCGGCTACGGACATTAGCCGGTACCACCCAGTCGGGCACCTCGATGCTAGGCTTGGTGCGTGCTGGTAGGCAGCTCGGCCTCGAGGTTCGGGCGCTGGAAGCGGATCTGGAAGTGCTCCAAACCCTAAAACCCCCTCTGGTGCTGCACTGGGAGTACAACCACTACGTGGTTCTGGTTCGCCTCACCCCGCGCAAGGTTCAGATTGCCGATCCCGCGGTGGGGTTGCGTTGGATTGGGCTCGAGGAACTGCAAAAGAAGTGGACGGGCAAGCTGTTGTGGCTTAAGCCGGGGCCTGCCTTCGAACGGGGCAACTTTGTGGGCAAGAGGGGAATCAAGGGCTTCCTGGCCCACCTGGCACATTTTCGCGGCACGGGTGGGGTGCTGCTGGAGCTCACCCTGGCCACCATCGCCCTGAGCCTTCTGGGCTTGGGTGGGCCTGTCTTGAGCCAACTGGTCTTCGACCGGGTGCTGACCTTCCGTGAGGAGAGTCTGCTGCCTTATCTGCTGGTGGCGATTTTCGCTCTGACCTTTTTCCAGACCTTGCTGGTGAGCCTGCGGGCGCACCTGGCTACCCAGCTCTCGATGCGCCTCAACTACCGGCTCAAACTAAGCTACCTGCACCATCTGCTGCGCTTGCCGCTGCGGACGCTCGAGGCCCGGCTGCCTGGCGACCTGCTCTCGCGGTTCGGCGATCTGGGCCAGGTTGAAAGCATCCTGCGCAACCTGTTGGTGGGATTGCCCCCGACCCTACTCACCCTGGTGTTGAGTTTTGTGTTGCTTTTCACCTACAACCCCAAACTGGCCTGGGTGGCGCTTCTGGTGGTTCCCATTCATCTGGTGTATCTGCTCTGGCTGGCCCCACGTTTGCGCGATAACAGTCGCCAGAGCCTGCGCAAAGGTGCCGAGGTTGATAGCTACGTGCTGGGGAGTCTGGAAGGGGTGACGGCCCTCAAGGCCTTGCGGGGAGAGGGATGGGCGCTGAGCCGAGGCCGAGACCAGATTGCCGGCCTGAACGACATTCTCTGGCAGGGATTTCTGCTCTCCAACTGGGGTGGGGCTTTGGTGGCCTTGCTGGGTGGGCTATTTAGCCTATTTTTGCTGTGGTATGGCGCCGGACTGGTCTTGCGCCACGAGCTGACCGTGGGCCAGTTGGTGGCCGCCTACGGTTTGGTACAGGGGGTCACGGCGGCCCTGGGTACCCTGAGCGGCACTGTAATGGCCATTCAGCAAGGTATTGTGGCCTCCGACCGCCTGGCCGAGGTGGTCGAACTCGAGCCCGAACAGGAACAAAAGAACGCCGTGTTGCGCCCCCTCGAGCGGGCCATTGCCCTCGAGCATCTCTGCTTTAGCTACCTGCCCCAGCGCCCCCTGCTCAAAGACCTGTGCCTGGAGCTGCCCAAAGGGAGCTACACCGCGATTGTAGGGCCCAATGGGGTGGGCAAGAGCACCCTGGGGGGGTTGCTGGCGCGGATGCTCGAGCCCCAATCGGGTCGTATTAGCTGGGATGGGCGGAACCTGGCCGAGCTTTCCCCCGATGCGGTACGGGAGCGGGTGGCGTATTTGCGCCAGGAGGTGCCCCTGTTCTACGCGACCCTGCGCGAAAACCTGAGCCTGGGGCACCCCCTGCCGGAGGAAAGACTTTGGCGGGTTCTGAAGCTGGTGGGCCTCATGCCTGCGGTACGGCGCTTACCCGAGGGGCTCGACACCGTGGTGGGTGGCGAGAGCCTCTACCGCTTCAGTAGCGGCGAGCGGCAACTGCTGGGGGTGGCCCGCGCCCTCCTAAGCCCTGCCGACCTGCTAATTCTGGACGAGCCCACTGCCACCCTCGACCCCGATAAGGAGCGCCAAATTGTCGCCTTGCTCCGGGCTTTGAAGGGTGAGCGTACCCTGCTGGTGATCACCCACCGGCCTGCCCTGCTCGAGCCTGCCGATCAAGTCTTCGCGCTGCAGGATGGGGTTCTGAAGCCCGTCGAACCGGTGTTGCAGGAGGTGTAG